CGTTCGTTTAATATCCGGTAAGGAGAAAAAAGTCGTATGAAAAGCGAGATAACGACGATCATTAAAGATTATAAATTTGAAACGATCATCGGAATGCTTGATTTTGAGCGAGTCGCTAAGCAAGAGGTGCAAATAAATCTAGAAATTTGCTCAACTGGTTTTATTGATTATGTTTTAATTATTGACTTTGTTAAAAATTTTTACAATAAAAGACAGTTCCAAAGCGTTGAAGAGTCTCTTGAAGAAACTAGCAAAGCATTAAAAGAGAAATTTAGCTCACTAACTAGCCTTAAAATGGAAATTTTAAAAACAGAAATTTTACCAAACGCAGTTGTTGGAGCAAAAATAAACACTATTTTTTAAAAATTTATTAAACTATCTTGAAATATTGCTTAATTTATGATACAATCGCCCATAAATTTTAGTTTAAGGAAACAAAATGCGTATTTTAATAGTTGAAGATGAAGTGACGCTAAATAAGACGATTGCTGAGGGCTTGCAGGAGTTTGGCTATCAAACTGATAGCTCTGAAAATTTTAAAGATGCTGAGTACTATATAGGCATTAGAAATTACGATCTAGTTTTGACTGATTGGATGCTTCAAGATGGCGATGGCATAGATCTTATAAACATCATCAAACATAAATCTCCACGCACTTCAGTTGTAGTTCTTTCTGCAAAAGATGACAAAGAAAGTGAAATAAAAGCACTTAGAGCTGGTGCTGATGACTATATCAAAAAGCCATTTGATTTTGACATTTTAGTAGCTAGACTTGAAGCTAGACTACGCTTTGGCGGCACAAATATTATAAAAATTGATGAGCTCATCATCAATCCAGATGAGGAAAAAATCACATATTTGGGTCGTGACATTGAGCTTAAGGGTAAGCCTTTCGAAGTCTTAACTCACCTTGCAAGACACTCAGATCAGATCGTATCTAAAGAGCAACTGCTTGATGCTATCTGGGAAGAGCCAGAGCTTGTAACTCCAAATGTCATTGAAGTCGCTATCAACCAAATCCGCCAAAAAATGGATAAACCGCTAAATATTTCAACAATTGAAACTGTTAGAAGACGCGGATATAGATTTTGTTTTCCAAAAAAAGCCTAAGGAATAGATTTATACTACAATTAGCATCTGGTGCTATGATGCTAATTGTAGTTATTTCGGTAATGCTTTATCATTATATAAGGGTTACCGTTTTTCAAAGTGTAGTTAATGAGCTAAACTATCAAGCAGAAGCTTATAAAAAAAATCCTCAGAATTTCAATCCTTTAAATTCAAAAACATTTACGATAGAAAATCCAAACAAAACCCTAGCAACGATAAAAACAGATGAGCCACAAGATAAAGAAACATATATCGTAACGCAAAAATCAAAGGATCAGAGTAAAACTTTTTTAATAACAAAACTCGATGAAACCAGTTATTTAAGCCTAGAAAAAGATACTACACTTCAAGCTCATATAGTAGAAGAAATTTTTATAGATATTATAATCGTAAATGTATCAGCGATACTTTTGGTGCTTTTTTATGCGCTATTTTTATCAAGAATGCTTTTAATACCTATAAAAATTTTAAGTCACAAGCTTACAAATTTAGATGAAAAATTTCTCCATGAGATCGATATAAAAAGTCTACCAGATGAATTTTTACCACTTGGGCAGAGCATAAATAGGCTAATCTCTCGCATCCAAACATTTGTCTTATACCAAAAAGAGCTTTTTGTAGGCGTGGCACATGAGCTAAAAACACCGCTGGCTGTAATGAAAACAAAAAATGAAGTTACACTTTTAAAGCCACGCGAGAGCGAAAAATATATCGAGGCTCTAAAATCAAATAATGAAGCTATAAACGGCATGAACGCAATGATAAGTTCTGTGCTTGAGATCGGTCGCCAAGAGGGAGCTCAGTTTGAAGAGCCAGTAAATACCGATGTTATAGGATTTTTAAAAAAACTTGCAAAAAACTATGAGATACTTGCAAAAAATGATGAAAAAAATATAAAACTAGACCTAAAACCAGAAATTTTAAATCTAAAAATACAAACTAGCTTGCTAACTCACATTGTGCAAAATTTTGTTCAAAATGCCATTAAATTTTCACCAAAAAATAGCACCATTAAGATTAGCTCCAAGCTCATAAAAAATAAATTTATCATCGAAGTAATAGATGAAGGAATAGGCATAGATGAGAGCAAAGATTTGTTTGCTCCGTTTAAAAGATACGGAGACAAAGGTGGCGCTGGGCTTGGGTTGTTTCTAGCTAAAGGTGCGGCGCAGGCTCTTGGTGGCGAAGTAGATATTAAAAATAGAAACGATAGAGGCGGTGCGGTCGCAAGCCTAGTTTTAAATATAAAAGGATAAAAATGGCAAAGAGAACCGCAGTAATCGACCTTGGCTCAAATTCTATGCGAATGGCGATATTTGAGAGAACGTCACGCTTAGCGTTTTTTATACTAGCTGAATATAAAACAAAAGTGCGTCTAGGCGAAGGTGGATATGGCTCAAACAATGAAATATCCGAAAGCTCAATGGAAAAAGCGCTAAAGGCCTTTAGCGAATTTTCAAATATCATAAAAAGCTACAAATGCAATAAAGTCTTATGTGTTGGAACTTCAGCGCTTAGGGACGCTCCAAACGCAAATGTTTTGATCTCTCTTTTAAGAAAAAAACTTGGCATAAATTTAAAAGTCATAGACGGCAAAGAAGAGGCTACTTTTGGTGCGATCGCAGCCAAAAATTTACTCCATAACATCGATGAATGCGTCACTATTGATATCGGTGGCGGATCAACTGAACTTGCCAGAATAAGCAAAGGCAAAATAACAGATACGCTCTCGCTTGACATTGGCACAGTTAGGTTAAAAGAGCTTTTTTTTGATAAAAAAAACTTAAATAAATTGCCAAAATTTTTAGAGCAAGTTACAAAACAAATAGATGAGCGATTTAAATGCCAAAACATAATTGCTATTGGTGGCTCTCTTAGAGCGATATCATCTGCTATAATGAGCAAAAATTTATATCCACTCTCATCACTGCATGGCTTTTGCTACAAGCTTAGCGACGAGCAAGCCTACATCGAGAGCATTGCAAATGTTAGCGTGCTTGAGCTAAATAAATTTCCTATAAAAAAAGATAGATACGACACCATTAGAGAGGGTGCACATATCTTTTTGGCCCTCGCCAAAGCTCTAAATGCCAAAAATATTATAACAAGCGGGGTTGGTGTAAGAGAGGGAGTGTTCTTAAAAGATTTTTTACGCCCTAGCCTTAAATTTCCGCAAAATTTTAATCCAAACATCAAAAGTTTGCAAGATCGTTTTATATTATCATGCAATAAATCGGTCACAAAGTATGCAAAAGATATATTTATGGTATTAAAAAAGCTTCACGGTCTAAGCGATAACTATCTTGAAGTGCTTTTAGTTGCTGCAAAACTTCACAATGTCGGTCAAGAGATTGGCTTTTATGGCGATCATAAAAACTCAGCCTATATAGTCTTAAATGCCTTAAATTATGGCTTTTCGCATGAACAAAAAGCATTGATTGCAGTAGTAATTGGCACAAACGGAAAGAAAAATATCTATGAATTTGAACGGTATAAAAATTTACTTCCAAAAGCCGAGTGTATAAGATGGCTGAGTTTTATGCTCTCACTTGCAAAGGCACTTGATCTAACCTGTGAAAGGCTAAATTTAAACTTCGAATTTAGTGGGCATACGCTAAAAATAGAAGGCGCAAAAGAATTCGCTATGGCAAAAGAAGAGATAAAAAAGATCACAAAGCCTGAAATTTTTGCTATTTCGTTTGTATAAATTTTGAAACTAGCTTTAACGCATAAAATTTAAATTGGATGAGAATTTTATCTAAAACTACTAAAATTCTCCGCTCATCTTATCTTTATAGTTACTTAAACTATTTTTTCGCTCTTCTAAAAATGAGCTTAGTTTTTTCTTGTTCTCTTCAAAAAATATAGCAAAATCTTGCTCGTTTTGTATCTTGTCTTCACCAAAGCTATCAAGCATTACATTTGAGCTACCAACTATCACTAAATAACGCCTATTTTCATAGCTTAATAGCATTAGTTTATTCGTGCGATCGAGATACTTTTCATATATTATATTGACGTTACTATTTTGATTTTTAAGTAGCCAGTTCATTGATTTTGTATCATTTTGAGACTGATTTCTAGGTGCTTTAAATCCGCTAAAATCATTACTCTTTGACGTAATATATCTTTTAAATACATATAAAAATACAAGAAGCGCAATAAGCACACTTAAAACTATAAAATACCTTGAGTCTATATTTAACATAGGCTCTTCATCTATCTTTGGTGTGCTATGGGTCTCTATTTTTGCACTAGCTTGAGGCATATTTTGTATTTGAGGTTTTGCATTTTTTAGAGTTACACGAATGCGGAGTCCAAAACTATCAGTCGTCTTTGAAGCATTTACGATAATAGCATCATTTGAGCGTAAATTTAAGACAAGCGAGTTTTGCTTTGGCTCTATCTCAAGCTCTTGAATAATCTTTGAGTTTATGTCTTTACTAGTACTTTGATCGTAATTTAGCGAATTTAATATCAAAGATGTTGTGTCTTTTTCGCGCTTTTGAAAGATATTTCCTTCATAAGGTGCATCAAAGCTAAGCATAATATCGACTCTATCAGCACGTTCATAGATATTGTAAGTTAATAGGTTTGAAGCTAAAATTTGAGTTGCAAAAAGTAAGAAAAATAGTATAAATTTCATAAAAGTTCTTTTTTGAAGTACTGAATAACTGACTTTGAATCCAAAATTTCATTTATCCTGATGGCTAAATTTTTCTCATAAACCATTACTTCACCTTTTCCAAAAATTCTATTATTTATATATAGCTCCACACTCTCACCTGCTGGCTTTTCAAGGTCTATGACCGAACCAGCTTCAAATTTCAAAAGCTCATTTATACTAACCGTGGTAGTTCCTAGCTCAGCTATAAAATCAACGCTTATATCCATAAGCTCATCATAGCTCTTAAAAAGCCCTAGCTGCTCTAGCGTCTCTATCGCACTCTCGTCGTTCATTGTATGTCGTAGCCTATTTGAAATGTTCTATTTTTTATTTTATATACAAATTTCTCTTTTAGCTTTATGCCAAAATTTTCAACTTCACCTAAAAATTCAGGCGTTCCAAGCTTATAAGCATTTGGCTCTTTTTCATTTAGTAAATTTTTAGCTTTGCCAATGATCTGATTTGCTATCTCTTTGCAAAGATCGTCCAGATCGCCACCATCAACATCTTCGTGACCAAAAAAGGCATTCATGAAAATTTTCAAAGTATCTTTTTTAAAAAATAGGTAAAAATGATACTCGCTTTTGCCCTTATAGACTGGTATGCTAGCTCCGTAAAATCCTTTGCCCAGACTCTTGCCAAACTCTAAATCTAGCCCTAAAGTATCCTTGCAAAGATAGCTTGTAGCTTCATCTATAACTTTTCTCATATCTCTTCCTTAAGACTTGAAATGCATTTTCAATTATACTTTGGCTTTACTAAATTAGCTATAAATTTATTAAGCATTTTAAAAGAGTTTATCTATCTCTTTTACTAGCTTTTCACCGCTAAAATCGGCACAAAGCTTAACTATTTGCGTACCTATTATCACTCCATCAGCATATTTTTTTACTTCATTAACATCATCTTTGTTTTTGATACCAAAGCCCACAGCCACTGGCAAATCGCTCTTTTTCTTAAGCTCTAGAACTAAATTTTTTATCCTATCTTCATCAGCCCTTTTTGAACCACTAACGCCGATCGCGCCAAGAGCATAAATAAATCCTGAGCCAAATTTTAAAATTCCATCCGCTCTACTACCAGATGTGACGCTGATAAGTGGTATCAGGCTTAAATTTAGTTCCTTGCACTTTAGAGTAAATTCCTCGCACTCCTCGCAAGGCAGATCCGGCACGATAAAGCCGCTAACTCCAGCCTCAACTGATCTTTTTAGAAATTTATCAACACCATAAGCAAAGATGATATTAAAATAGACCAGAAAAACGAGTGGTTTTGTCACTTTTGCCTTGCAACCCTCAAGCATATCAAAGACAATATCCGTATTTACGCCATTTTGCACCGTCTCAAAGCTAGCTTGCGCTATGAGCTTACCATCAGCCAGCGGATCAGAGTAAGGGATGCCGATCTCAACTAGATCAAGCGTGCTCTCGTTCAAATTTTCCAAAAATTCCTTCGTTTTTTCTAGGCTTGGATATCCAGCCACGATGTAGCCGATGTTTGCTTTTTTGCCGTTAAATGCACTTTTGATCTTATCCATAAATTTTTCCTTTTTCGTAGCCGATAACTGTGTTTATATCCTTATCACCCCTGCCTGAGACGTTTACGACGATGACGCTTTTTTTATCAAGTTTTGGGCAAAGCTTCTCCAG
This portion of the Campylobacter concisus genome encodes:
- a CDS encoding dihydroneopterin aldolase — its product is MKSEITTIIKDYKFETIIGMLDFERVAKQEVQINLEICSTGFIDYVLIIDFVKNFYNKRQFQSVEESLEETSKALKEKFSSLTSLKMEILKTEILPNAVVGAKINTIF
- the hsrA gene encoding homeostatic response regulator transcription factor HsrA; this translates as MRILIVEDEVTLNKTIAEGLQEFGYQTDSSENFKDAEYYIGIRNYDLVLTDWMLQDGDGIDLINIIKHKSPRTSVVVLSAKDDKESEIKALRAGADDYIKKPFDFDILVARLEARLRFGGTNIIKIDELIINPDEEKITYLGRDIELKGKPFEVLTHLARHSDQIVSKEQLLDAIWEEPELVTPNVIEVAINQIRQKMDKPLNISTIETVRRRGYRFCFPKKA
- a CDS encoding sensor histidine kinase; this encodes MLIVVISVMLYHYIRVTVFQSVVNELNYQAEAYKKNPQNFNPLNSKTFTIENPNKTLATIKTDEPQDKETYIVTQKSKDQSKTFLITKLDETSYLSLEKDTTLQAHIVEEIFIDIIIVNVSAILLVLFYALFLSRMLLIPIKILSHKLTNLDEKFLHEIDIKSLPDEFLPLGQSINRLISRIQTFVLYQKELFVGVAHELKTPLAVMKTKNEVTLLKPRESEKYIEALKSNNEAINGMNAMISSVLEIGRQEGAQFEEPVNTDVIGFLKKLAKNYEILAKNDEKNIKLDLKPEILNLKIQTSLLTHIVQNFVQNAIKFSPKNSTIKISSKLIKNKFIIEVIDEGIGIDESKDLFAPFKRYGDKGGAGLGLFLAKGAAQALGGEVDIKNRNDRGGAVASLVLNIKG
- a CDS encoding Ppx/GppA phosphatase family protein translates to MAKRTAVIDLGSNSMRMAIFERTSRLAFFILAEYKTKVRLGEGGYGSNNEISESSMEKALKAFSEFSNIIKSYKCNKVLCVGTSALRDAPNANVLISLLRKKLGINLKVIDGKEEATFGAIAAKNLLHNIDECVTIDIGGGSTELARISKGKITDTLSLDIGTVRLKELFFDKKNLNKLPKFLEQVTKQIDERFKCQNIIAIGGSLRAISSAIMSKNLYPLSSLHGFCYKLSDEQAYIESIANVSVLELNKFPIKKDRYDTIREGAHIFLALAKALNAKNIITSGVGVREGVFLKDFLRPSLKFPQNFNPNIKSLQDRFILSCNKSVTKYAKDIFMVLKKLHGLSDNYLEVLLVAAKLHNVGQEIGFYGDHKNSAYIVLNALNYGFSHEQKALIAVVIGTNGKKNIYEFERYKNLLPKAECIRWLSFMLSLAKALDLTCERLNLNFEFSGHTLKIEGAKEFAMAKEEIKKITKPEIFAISFV
- a CDS encoding excinuclease ABC subunit A encodes the protein MKFILFFLLFATQILASNLLTYNIYERADRVDIMLSFDAPYEGNIFQKREKDTTSLILNSLNYDQSTSKDINSKIIQELEIEPKQNSLVLNLRSNDAIIVNASKTTDSFGLRIRVTLKNAKPQIQNMPQASAKIETHSTPKIDEEPMLNIDSRYFIVLSVLIALLVFLYVFKRYITSKSNDFSGFKAPRNQSQNDTKSMNWLLKNQNSNVNIIYEKYLDRTNKLMLLSYENRRYLVIVGSSNVMLDSFGEDKIQNEQDFAIFFEENKKKLSSFLEERKNSLSNYKDKMSGEF
- the fliN gene encoding flagellar motor switch protein FliN, whose amino-acid sequence is MNDESAIETLEQLGLFKSYDELMDISVDFIAELGTTTVSINELLKFEAGSVIDLEKPAGESVELYINNRIFGKGEVMVYEKNLAIRINEILDSKSVIQYFKKELL
- a CDS encoding chemotaxis protein CheX — encoded protein: MRKVIDEATSYLCKDTLGLDLEFGKSLGKGFYGASIPVYKGKSEYHFYLFFKKDTLKIFMNAFFGHEDVDGGDLDDLCKEIANQIIGKAKNLLNEKEPNAYKLGTPEFLGEVENFGIKLKEKFVYKIKNRTFQIGYDIQ
- the trpA gene encoding tryptophan synthase subunit alpha: MDKIKSAFNGKKANIGYIVAGYPSLEKTKEFLENLNESTLDLVEIGIPYSDPLADGKLIAQASFETVQNGVNTDIVFDMLEGCKAKVTKPLVFLVYFNIIFAYGVDKFLKRSVEAGVSGFIVPDLPCEECEEFTLKCKELNLSLIPLISVTSGSRADGILKFGSGFIYALGAIGVSGSKRADEDRIKNLVLELKKKSDLPVAVGFGIKNKDDVNEVKKYADGVIIGTQIVKLCADFSGEKLVKEIDKLF